The genomic region TCGCTCGGCGACGGGACTGAGCCCCGCCCGAGCACCTGTTTCTACCACACCGAGCGTTCGTCGGTCACGACCACCTCTTCGTCGACGACGGCACAGCAGTTCTCGTAGGGGACGAACGCGGCGAACTGGCCGTCGATGTAGCATTCGATGCCTCGCTCTATCTTCTCGTAGCTGTCGCACTCGATCTGGCCTTCGTGGAGGATGACGCGGTACATGTACGAGAATACGTGGTGAGGCGTAAAATCCGTGACGCGGGGTTTCAGCCCGTCGTCATTGTGGTCGTCACTCTCGTTCGGTGATGGGTTCGGCCTCGTCCGCGGTCGGGAGGTCGATGGCGGCTGCGTATTCGAGGGCGTCCGCGACCCAGCCGTCGCCGGCCCCAGCGTCCCCCGCACTGGGGTCGGGGCATCTGGGTGGCTCATCGGGTGGGACGAGGACCTGCACGATGTGGTCGCTGTCGGTCACCTCGACCAGGTGGCCTTCGGGGTACTCGTCGACGTGGGCGTGGTCGAAACGGTCGCGGAGGGCCCGGATGCGTGGTGTCTCCGCGGTCAGGAGGTCGCCGACGTCGAAGACCGGCGGGTTCCGGGTTCCGAAGTCCTCGGCGGCGGTGAACACCGGGCCGAAACCCGTCTCGAGGGCGGTTCGGGCCGCGACGTGCCAGTTGGCCTCCTCGGGTGAGCGGCTCGCGCTCGCGTCGGAATCTGGTGGGTCGTCGGGGCCGTTGTCGGTTCCAGCGTCCTCGTCGACGGTCGGCGCGGCGACGGTGTAGTCAGTGGGTCCCTGGAACGCCCCGTACGCGGTTTCCGGGCCCGGAGACCCATTGCCCGGGGCGACACCCGCCTGGCCGCCATCCAGCGCGCCGGCACCCGGCCCGGCAGGGTCGACCGTTGCGGTCTCCTCGACCGGGTCGAAGCTGGTGACGGAAAAGCGAGCGGCGGCGGTGCCGTCGGTCACCACGACCTGCACACCGTCCTCGCTCGCGTGGAGGAGTTGACAGCGGAAGTTGTCGGTGAGTTGCTGAGACAGTTCGTGATGGATAACCGCCCCTGTCGACGTGTCCGGTCCCGACGACGTGGTCGACTGCAAGCCGGTGGTCGAGCGCAGGGGGGTACTCGACTGCTCGGGCGGCATCGGCGTGCGCTCCTCGAACACGCGGGTGACGACCCAGAACGTCCCAACGAACAGGAGCAGCACGAGCGCCAGGAACACGAGGTAGTTCACGCTGGTCTCACCTGGTGGCCGAGGCTGGCGGTGGGAGGGCGTCGCATCTGTTCCTGTCTTTCACCGGACAGGAAGAAAACGGTGTCGTTCGGCTTACTGTTCGGCCGTCTCCGTGTCTTCAGCCTCCTCGTCCTCGTCGTCCGGGATGACCTCGATACCCCGGTTGTTCACGGCGTTGGGGTCGAGCCCGACCTCCTGGAGGAACTGCTTGTACTCGCGCTCGCACGTCTCGGCGGCCTTCTGCTTGTCGGAGGCGGCCGAACAGAGCGCGGCGAGGTCCTCGGGCACGTCGTTGGTGTAGACGATGTAGTGGTTGATGAGGTCGGAGAGGCGGCGAATGGGCGAGGTGAAGTGCCCGTAGATGTCGAAGTTCAGGGCGTGGTGGCCGCCGAACGGGTCGGACATGTACTTCGCGCGGGGCATGACCTTCATCACGGCCCACTGGATCTTGCCGAGCTGGCGCTCGGGGGCGGTCTCCAGCGTCGCGTTGACGGCCTTCCGGGGGTCGTCCCACGTGTCGCCGGGGATGGAGACGCCATCGAGGTCCTGTATCTCGACCAGCGCCTTGTCCCACTCGTCGGGGGTGGGCTGGGGGTGGACGCGGTACATCGCCTCGACGCCGCGGTTCCACATCAGGACGTGCGTGACGGCCTTGTTCGCCTTCAGCATGCACTCCTCGATGATGGTGTGGGCGCGGTCCCGGCGCGGGTTCAGGACGAGCGAGCCGTCCTCCTTGCGCTGCTCGTGCAGGCGGTCGGCGACCTCGAACACGAGCGAAATCTCGTCGTGGAGGTCGGCGTCGGGTTCGTCGAGGCGGCGCTCGGTCTGGGTGTAGGTCAGGCGCTCGTCCGAGTGGATGACGGACTTGTAGATGTCGATCTCGTCGTAGCTGAGCGTCTCCTTGTCCAGTTCCATCTGGACGGTGTGGGCGAGGCGGTCCTCGTTGGGGACCAGCGAGCAGACGGTTTCGGCCAGCATCGGCGGGAGCATGTGGATGGTGTAGGCGGGGAGATAGACGGTGTTCCCGCGCTCGACGGCCTCGGCCCACATCGCGCTCTCGGGGTGGACGTAGTGGGTCACGTCGGCGATGTGGACCCACAGCGTGAACGTCTCCTCGTTCTCGCGGATGGAGATGGCGTCGTCGAAGTCCTGGGCGTCGACCGGGTCGGTGGTCCACGTCGTCAGGTCCCGCAGGTCCTCCCGCTCGTCGAGTTCGTCCTGTATCTCCTGCTGGACGTCTGTGGTCCGTTCCTCGGCCTCGTCCATCACCTTCTGGGGGAACTCGTCGCGGATCTCGAACTTCTCGAAGAGTTCCTCTCGCTTGTTCTCGAGATGGCGCGCGAGTTCCTCGTCGATCTCGACGGGGCCCTGGCCTTCCGCAGTCCCGGCCGCGGCCTGCGCGCTCGTATCATCACTCATATCACTGGCCTACGCCCGGCCTGCACGAAAACGTGTCGGGGCGGCCGCGCCGCGGTGGCGGGTGCCCCTGTCTCGCCCGTTACTGCTCGGAAGCGCCGTAGCGCTCCTGTACGAGGCGGTCGTACGTTTCGAGGAACTCCTCCTGGCTCATCGTCGCTTCGTCGATCTCGCAGAGGAGCGATTCCAGTTCGTCTCGCGGCTGGTGGCACTCGGCACGATAACACGGCTTGCAGAGGAACTCGAACTCCTTGCCGGTGCGCTCCCAGCGGTTACCGTACTTGTCGTACTCCCGTGCGTTCCGACGTGGAACGTCCTCGCCACACGAGATGCACGTAACGGTCTCGTCTCCCCGGTCTGTCCGGGAACCCCACATACATCCACAGATGCAGGGGAGGGTTAAAGCCCTTGTCGCGGTGAGGCATGCTAGTTCTTGAAGGCGCGTGCTCGGTGAGAGCGCGTCGTTTATGCGGCTTCCCTTCGACCGCCCGAGTATGCAGGTCAAGTCACGCCATCACCTTCGCAGCGACGACGTGAACGAGGTCGAATCCGCGGTCTCGGAACAGCTCGGCGTCGAACTCGATGGGGACGCCTACGAGCTCGTCGAGCTCGACGGGAGCGAGTTCGACCTCGTCCTGGTCGACGGCGAGCCCCACATCTGTTACGTCGACGACGAACCGTTCCTGACCGTCGCGGGCGCGAACGCCCACGAGGTGACCCGCCGCGCGGTGACGGTCGACGCCGGTGCCATCTCGTTCGTCTCCGGCGGCGCGGACGTGATGCGCCCGGGCATCGTCGAGGCGGACTCGGACATCGCCGAGGGCGACCTGGTCGTCATCGTCGAGGAGACCCACGGGAAGGCGCTCGCCATCGGTCGCGCGCTGACGAACGGGGACGACATGGTCGGCGACTCGGGCAAGGTCGTCGAGTCGCTCCACCACGTCGGCGACGACCTCTACGAGTTCCGGGTCTGACCCCGGCGTAGTCTCTCGATTCCGCTCGTCTCACCTCTGCTGGATGCCACTGGTGCCTGAGGAGTCAGGCACGTAACTCATCCGCTCTGCGACCATCCATCTACTCGAGGACAGGGCATCCCCCTGGTCTCACAGTGCCTCTGTGCGCCGCTGCCCGCGGCGCCATCTTCACGTATCACATACCGCCGAGTAGCCGGTGCGCTGCCGTCTCAGGCGTCCGATACCGCATCCATGTCGTCGTCCTCGTAGGCGTCACCG from Haloarchaeobius sp. HME9146 harbors:
- a CDS encoding ribonuclease R family protein, which translates into the protein MSDDTSAQAAAGTAEGQGPVEIDEELARHLENKREELFEKFEIRDEFPQKVMDEAEERTTDVQQEIQDELDEREDLRDLTTWTTDPVDAQDFDDAISIRENEETFTLWVHIADVTHYVHPESAMWAEAVERGNTVYLPAYTIHMLPPMLAETVCSLVPNEDRLAHTVQMELDKETLSYDEIDIYKSVIHSDERLTYTQTERRLDEPDADLHDEISLVFEVADRLHEQRKEDGSLVLNPRRDRAHTIIEECMLKANKAVTHVLMWNRGVEAMYRVHPQPTPDEWDKALVEIQDLDGVSIPGDTWDDPRKAVNATLETAPERQLGKIQWAVMKVMPRAKYMSDPFGGHHALNFDIYGHFTSPIRRLSDLINHYIVYTNDVPEDLAALCSAASDKQKAAETCEREYKQFLQEVGLDPNAVNNRGIEVIPDDEDEEAEDTETAEQ
- a CDS encoding RNA-binding protein, whose protein sequence is MQVKSRHHLRSDDVNEVESAVSEQLGVELDGDAYELVELDGSEFDLVLVDGEPHICYVDDEPFLTVAGANAHEVTRRAVTVDAGAISFVSGGADVMRPGIVEADSDIAEGDLVVIVEETHGKALAIGRALTNGDDMVGDSGKVVESLHHVGDDLYEFRV